A part of Brassica rapa cultivar Chiifu-401-42 chromosome A05, CAAS_Brap_v3.01, whole genome shotgun sequence genomic DNA contains:
- the LOC103868615 gene encoding pollen receptor-like kinase 5, with the protein MRNWENPVMLACNTASKKNLPSCIVFIIIFITLLCPAVMSQVVVPGSDADCLLRFKYTLANGSVFFSWDPSTSPCQGNDANWFGVLCSNYVWGLQLEGLELTGKLDLDPLVPMKNLRTISFMNNEFDGPMPQVKRLTALRSLYLSNNRFSGEIPALAFQDMPHLKKILLANNAFRGTIPSSLASLPRLVEVRLNGNQFQGQIPHFKQKDLKLASFENNDLAGPIPESLQNMDPGSFAGNKDLCGPPLSPCSISPPVIPVDPRTHPSPPLSSPQGNKTGSFNTIAIIMIVLGLLLVIIALVFCFIQSRRRRNFLSAYSSSGKESVESYTYHEPVVRTNKPAESLVNHARRRSTPDPGGRLLFVRDNVQRFGLQDLLKASAEVLGSGTFGASYKAAISSGQTLVVKRYKHMNNVGRNEFHEHMRRLGRLNHPNLLPLVAYYYRKEEKLLVTQFMSNNSLASHLHTNHSADQPGLDWITRLKIIKGVAKGLYYLFNELPTLTIPHGHIKSSNVVLDESLEPLLTDYALRPVMGSEHAHNFMTAYKTPEYGPAKGQVLTKKTDVWCLGVLILEVLTGRFPENYLSQGYDPNMSLVTWVSDMVKEKKTGDVFDKEMEGKKNCKGEMINLLKIGLRCCEEKEERRMEMREAVEMIEMLREGESDDEFGSIDQRVSNDLYSSMLWDDDDSLNR; encoded by the exons ATGCGCAATTGGGAGAACCCGGTTATGCTTGCGTGTAACACGGCTTCAAAGAAAAATCTACCTTCTTGCAttgtcttcatcatcatcttcattacCTTGTTATGTCCGGCCGTAATGTCTCAAGTAGTTGTGCCAGGTTCAGACGCAGATTGTCTCTTGAGATTCAAATATACATTAGCAAATGGTTCGGTGTTTTTTAGTTGGGATCCATCAACATCACCATGTCAAGGAAATGACGCAAATTGGTTCGGTGTTCTTTGTAGCAATTACGTTTGGGGGTTACAACTCGAGGGACTTGAATTAACCGGGAAACTAGATCTCGACCCATTGGTTCCTATGAAGAATCTACGAACCATAAGCTTCATGAACAATGAATTCGATGGACCAATGCCTCAAGTTAAGAGGCTCACTGCGTTGAGATCTTTGTATTTGTCTAATAACCGGTTTTCGGGGGAGATACCCGCGCTTGCGTTTCAAGATATGCctcatttgaagaagatttTGCTGGCTAATAATGCCTTCCGAGGAACAATTCCTTCTTCTTTAGCTTCTTTGCCAAGGCTTGTAGAGGTGAGGCTAAATGGTAATCAGTTTCAAGGGCAGATACCACATTTCAAACAAAAGGATCTTAAGTTAGCTAGCTTTGAGAACAATGACCTCGCTGGACCGATACCTGAAAGCCTCCAAAACATGGACCCAGGCTCTTTTGCAG GTAACAAAGATTTGTGTGGTCCTCCCTTAAGTCCATGTTCTATTTCCCCTCCAGTAATTCCTGTTGATCCAAGAACTCATCCTAGTCCTCCTCTTAGTTCTCCACAGGGGAACAAGACCGGTTCATTTAACACTATAGCGATCATTATGATTGTTCTTGGCTTACTACTAGTGATCATCGCACTTGTATTCTGTTTCATTcagtcaagaagaagaagaaatttcTTGTCAGCTTATTCTTCCTCTGGTAAGGAAAGTGTAGAGAGCTACACTTATCATGAACCAGTGGTTAGGACCAATAAACCCGCAGAATCTCTTGTGAATCACGCAAGGAGAAGATCAACGCCTGATCCAGGAGGCAGGCTTCTATTTGTGCGGGACAATGTTCAAAGATTTGGTCTTCAAGATCTTCTTAAAGCTTCAGCTGAAGTTCTTGGTAGTGGAACGTTTGGTGCTTCATACAAAGCAGCAATATCTAGCGGACAAACATTGGTCGTGAAGAGGTATAAACATATGAACAATGTCGGAAGAAATGAGTTTCATGAGCATATGAGAAGGCTAGGGAGGTTAAACCATCCGAATCTATTGCCTCTCGTCGCTTACTATTACCGGAAAGAAGAGAAGCTTTTAGTCACTCAGTTTATGTCTAATAATAGCTTGGCAAGCCATCTTCATA CTAATCATTCAGCGGATCAACCTGGTTTGGATTGGATCACACGTCTAAAGATCATAAAAGGAGTAGCAAAGGGTTTATATTACTTGTTCAACGAGTTACCAACATTAACTATCCCTCACGGTCATATAAAGTCTTCAAACGTGGTTTTAGATGAATCACTCGAGCCGTTGCTAACAGATTACGCTCTAAGACCAGTGATGGGCTCAGAGCACGCGCACAACTTCATGACTGCATACAAAACACCAGAGTATGGGCCGGCAAAAGGACAAGTCTTGACAAAGAAGACAGATGTTTGGTGTCTCGGTGTGTTGATATTAGAGGTTTTGACAGGGAGATTCCCTGAGAATTACTTGTCGCAAGGTTATGATCCAAACATGAGTCTTGTGACTTGGGTTAGTGACATGGTTAAGGAGAAGAAAACAGGTGACGTGTTTGACAAGGAAATGGAAGGGAAGAAGAATTGTAAAGGGGAAATGATTAATTTGTTGAAAATAGGGTTGAGATGTtgtgaagagaaagaagagaggagGATGGAGATGAGAGAAGCTGTGGAGATGATTGAGATGTTGAGAGAAGGAGAATCAGATGATGAGTTTGGTTCCATTGATCAACGAGTGAGTAATGATTTATATTCTTCAATGTTGTGGGACGATGATGACTCGTTGAATCGATGA